One genomic window of Halolamina sediminis includes the following:
- a CDS encoding amidohydrolase family protein, translated as MTAEFPVDSVVDAHVHLMPDRLMRAIRDALGDAAGWTFDHPTDLAAMTEILRAAGVEEFFALPYAHRPGMADELNEWVCETAATAEHVVPFATVHAGDDDVGGIVERAVDAGARGLKFQLPVQGFPVDDPRLEPAYEVAAANDLPLLVHAGTAPMFRDDPNVGVDRFRSFLDSYPDLRVCAAHMGAYDVDAFCELARTNENVFLDTTFSMSAVAEEYMAFDPDSVADETLIKLSESVMYGSDFPNIPYSYEKERAHLLARELPIETQRDIFSRTARRFLGEA; from the coding sequence ATGACGGCTGAGTTCCCGGTCGACAGCGTCGTCGACGCACACGTCCACCTGATGCCCGACCGGCTCATGCGGGCGATCCGGGACGCGCTCGGCGACGCTGCCGGCTGGACGTTCGACCACCCGACGGATCTGGCGGCGATGACCGAGATCCTCCGGGCGGCCGGCGTCGAGGAGTTCTTCGCGCTGCCGTACGCCCACCGGCCGGGGATGGCCGACGAGCTGAACGAGTGGGTCTGCGAGACGGCCGCGACCGCCGAACACGTGGTGCCGTTCGCGACCGTCCACGCGGGCGACGACGACGTCGGCGGGATCGTCGAGCGGGCCGTCGACGCCGGCGCCCGCGGGCTGAAGTTCCAGTTGCCGGTTCAGGGGTTCCCCGTCGACGACCCGCGGCTGGAGCCGGCGTACGAGGTGGCTGCCGCCAACGACCTGCCGCTGCTGGTCCACGCGGGGACCGCGCCGATGTTTCGGGACGACCCGAACGTCGGCGTCGACCGGTTCCGCTCGTTCCTCGACTCCTACCCGGATCTCCGGGTGTGTGCCGCCCACATGGGCGCGTACGACGTGGACGCGTTCTGTGAACTGGCCCGGACCAACGAGAACGTCTTCCTCGATACGACGTTCTCCATGTCCGCCGTCGCCGAGGAGTACATGGCGTTCGACCCGGACTCGGTCGCCGACGAGACGCTGATCAAGCTCTCGGAGTCGGTCATGTACGGCTCGGACTTCCCGAACATCCCGTACTCCTACGAGAAGGAGCGGGCACACCTGCTGGCGCGCGAGCTCCCGATCGAAACCCAGCGGGACATCTTCTCGCGGACGGCGCGTCGGTTCCTGGGGGAGGCCTGA
- a CDS encoding PaaI family thioesterase, protein MGERGRRLVTDGEGSTSDDATAGGTEGTGDEDDRTALVRELYDAIPFHRELELEVLAVTPRKAETRIPFDGSLVGNPDLEVLHGGIISSIVDLTGAAVFIGHRGDYTPTVDLRVNYLEAAGKHPLYATATIERRGENIGVASVAVESGDAVCATGTGVYKLSD, encoded by the coding sequence ATGGGAGAGCGAGGCCGGCGGCTCGTCACGGACGGTGAGGGATCGACGAGCGACGACGCCACAGCCGGAGGAACCGAGGGGACCGGCGACGAGGACGACCGGACGGCGCTCGTCCGGGAGCTGTACGACGCGATCCCGTTCCACCGGGAGCTCGAGCTGGAGGTGCTCGCGGTGACCCCCCGGAAGGCGGAGACGAGGATCCCGTTCGACGGCTCGCTGGTGGGCAACCCCGATCTCGAGGTGCTCCACGGCGGCATCATCAGCTCCATCGTCGATCTCACCGGCGCCGCGGTGTTCATCGGCCACCGCGGCGACTACACGCCGACGGTCGACCTGCGCGTGAACTATCTGGAAGCCGCCGGGAAACACCCGCTGTACGCGACGGCGACCATCGAGCGCCGCGGCGAGAACATCGGCGTCGCAAGCGTGGCGGTCGAGTCCGGCGACGCGGTCTGTGCGACGGGCACCGGGGTGTACAAGCTGAGCGACTGA
- a CDS encoding phenylacetate--CoA ligase family protein: protein MYDSDTLAAVREQLTRATDHEFYADIDPDAVDSWDAFRELPFTTGEELVDDFEADPPTGSLYDGAAMVTFSPMGEDLQPVFDTKGDLEHQAAVNAEVFERAGIEPGDRVINTFGYQLFGTGYVVHRALEELGAEVFPLGPGDSEQAADITHQFDVDALIGNPSFALKVGEAGGEVDTFVGAGEPFTSIPGRREAVKDALGATTATDYFGTRHIMPVAAETEAEDGLHVVTDYAVVEIVDPDTGEVLGTGERGEVVVTHVRKEGIPLIRYRTGDLAELEERDGELVLPDGVIGRTDERLKVKGVKVYPESIETVLAGFEGLTGEYRIEVDQPETTDRLTVVCAGEAPVDELRAALGDRLLVTPDEVTLVAELDETGVVDNRY from the coding sequence ATGTACGACTCCGACACGCTCGCGGCCGTCCGCGAGCAACTGACGCGGGCGACCGACCACGAGTTCTACGCCGACATCGATCCCGACGCCGTCGACTCTTGGGACGCGTTCCGGGAGCTCCCGTTCACGACGGGCGAGGAGCTGGTCGACGACTTCGAGGCCGACCCGCCGACCGGCTCGCTGTACGACGGGGCCGCGATGGTGACGTTCTCCCCGATGGGCGAGGATCTCCAGCCGGTGTTCGACACCAAGGGAGATCTGGAGCACCAGGCCGCTGTCAACGCCGAGGTGTTCGAACGGGCCGGTATCGAGCCCGGCGACCGCGTGATCAACACGTTCGGCTACCAGCTGTTCGGCACGGGCTACGTCGTCCACCGGGCGCTGGAGGAGCTCGGCGCGGAGGTGTTCCCGCTCGGCCCCGGCGACTCCGAGCAGGCCGCCGACATCACCCACCAGTTCGACGTGGACGCGCTCATCGGGAACCCGAGCTTCGCGTTGAAAGTCGGGGAGGCGGGCGGCGAGGTGGACACGTTCGTCGGCGCCGGCGAGCCGTTCACCTCCATCCCGGGCCGGCGCGAGGCGGTCAAAGACGCCCTCGGCGCCACGACGGCGACGGACTACTTCGGCACGCGGCACATCATGCCCGTCGCCGCCGAGACCGAGGCGGAGGACGGGCTCCACGTCGTCACCGACTACGCCGTCGTGGAGATCGTCGACCCCGACACGGGGGAGGTGCTCGGAACGGGCGAGCGCGGGGAGGTCGTCGTCACGCACGTCCGGAAGGAGGGGATCCCGCTGATCCGCTACCGCACGGGTGACCTCGCGGAACTGGAGGAACGCGACGGCGAACTCGTCCTGCCCGACGGCGTCATCGGACGAACCGACGAGCGACTGAAAGTCAAGGGCGTGAAGGTGTACCCCGAGAGCATCGAGACGGTGCTTGCGGGGTTCGAGGGGCTCACCGGCGAGTACCGTATCGAGGTCGACCAGCCGGAGACGACCGACCGACTGACGGTCGTCTGTGCGGGCGAGGCCCCCGTCGACGAACTGCGGGCCGCGCTCGGCGACCGCCTGCTCGTCACGCCCGACGAGGTGACGCTGGTCGCGGAACTCGACGAGACCGGGGTCGTCGACAACCGCTACTGA
- a CDS encoding branched-chain amino acid ABC transporter permease → MPCGEYFTDYTSRMGLVRWRTQKIALALGLPLPFLAPLLFEGGTLTLLSQAYIFGIAVLGLNIILGYAGEIVLAQGAFMAIGAYSTSRLLEAGAGLLPALVIGGVMSAMVAVGFGLPSFRVKGFYIAISTLALQFISEWFFNNGQAAFIHGGSQQQFPSSVGLLGPVADVGSTFDKYYLALVAVLLFALLSLNLSRTGIGKTFRAVHENDLSAAVLGVNVFKNKLLAFGIGGFMIGVAGGLYGFQIGFISPGYFTLSLTLEHYVMLLFGGLGRVWGALLGVGVVTLIRDNLREVLGIVSDATGLNATATVPVFFGVIIIVVLAVEPKGVLAALGKIKEYFRKWPFAY, encoded by the coding sequence ATGCCCTGCGGTGAGTACTTCACCGACTACACCTCCCGGATGGGGCTGGTCCGCTGGCGCACCCAGAAGATCGCGCTGGCGCTGGGCCTCCCCCTCCCGTTCCTCGCCCCGCTGCTGTTCGAAGGGGGGACGTTGACCCTCCTGTCACAGGCGTACATCTTCGGGATCGCCGTGCTCGGGTTGAACATCATCCTGGGGTACGCCGGCGAGATCGTCCTCGCACAGGGGGCGTTCATGGCGATCGGCGCCTACTCGACGAGCCGGCTGCTCGAGGCGGGCGCCGGACTGTTGCCGGCGCTGGTCATCGGCGGCGTCATGTCGGCGATGGTCGCCGTCGGGTTCGGCCTCCCCTCGTTCCGCGTCAAGGGGTTCTACATCGCCATCTCGACGCTCGCGCTCCAGTTCATCTCGGAGTGGTTCTTCAACAACGGGCAGGCCGCGTTCATCCACGGCGGCTCCCAGCAGCAGTTCCCGTCGAGCGTCGGGCTGCTCGGCCCGGTCGCCGACGTCGGGAGCACCTTCGACAAGTACTACCTGGCGCTGGTCGCGGTGCTGCTGTTCGCGCTGCTGTCGCTGAACCTCTCCCGGACCGGGATCGGGAAGACGTTCCGCGCGGTCCACGAGAACGACCTCTCGGCGGCGGTGCTGGGGGTCAACGTGTTCAAGAACAAGCTGCTCGCGTTCGGCATCGGGGGGTTCATGATCGGCGTCGCCGGCGGCCTCTACGGGTTCCAGATCGGCTTCATCAGCCCCGGCTACTTCACCCTCTCGCTCACGCTCGAACACTACGTGATGCTGCTGTTCGGCGGCCTCGGCCGCGTCTGGGGCGCGCTGCTCGGCGTGGGCGTCGTCACGCTCATCCGGGACAACCTCCGCGAGGTACTCGGCATCGTCAGCGACGCGACCGGGCTGAACGCCACCGCGACGGTGCCGGTGTTCTTCGGCGTCATCATCATCGTCGTCCTCGCGGTCGAGCCCAAGGGGGTGTTGGCTGCGCTCGGCAAGATCAAGGAGTACTTCCGCAAGTGGCCGTTCGCCTACTGA
- a CDS encoding branched-chain amino acid ABC transporter permease has product MVDLTTFFDIAVSGIGLGALYALVAMGFSLIYKVTGVLNFAQGQIAMVGAYSVVIFGTAAILPTALPAWAAVVLTILVGVGLGLALERVVFRQFIGEPVLSVIIVTLALGGIFEGFIAFLFGRNFKAYPAELAFDWSVGLPLGASIQGAYAVAVVIALIVVGVLMLFFRSTVTGSILRASASDEQAAMVLGVSIERTIALAWTLSIAVTAIGGILLAMSSGGAAFSIETTGIIIFAAVVFGGLDSIPGAFIGSIVVGLLQELGSYYLEGGTAVVVPLLDVQANFGAGFGEILPMIFLLVVIMVKPYGLYGTERIERL; this is encoded by the coding sequence ATGGTGGATCTCACCACCTTCTTCGACATCGCCGTCTCCGGCATCGGCCTCGGCGCGCTGTACGCGCTGGTCGCGATGGGCTTTTCGCTCATCTACAAGGTGACTGGCGTGCTCAACTTCGCACAGGGCCAGATCGCGATGGTCGGCGCCTACAGCGTCGTCATCTTCGGGACGGCCGCGATCCTCCCGACGGCGCTGCCGGCGTGGGCCGCCGTCGTGCTCACGATACTCGTGGGCGTGGGGCTCGGCCTCGCGCTCGAACGGGTCGTGTTCCGGCAGTTCATCGGCGAGCCGGTGCTCTCGGTCATCATCGTCACGCTGGCGCTGGGCGGGATCTTCGAGGGGTTCATCGCGTTCCTGTTCGGCCGGAACTTCAAGGCCTACCCCGCGGAGCTGGCGTTCGACTGGTCCGTCGGGCTCCCCCTCGGTGCGTCGATCCAGGGCGCCTACGCGGTCGCGGTCGTCATCGCCCTGATCGTGGTCGGCGTGCTGATGCTGTTCTTCCGGAGCACCGTCACCGGCTCCATCCTCCGGGCGTCGGCGAGCGACGAGCAGGCGGCGATGGTGCTCGGCGTCTCGATCGAGCGGACGATCGCGCTGGCGTGGACGCTCTCCATCGCCGTCACCGCGATCGGCGGCATCCTGCTGGCGATGTCCAGCGGGGGCGCCGCCTTTTCAATCGAGACGACGGGCATCATCATCTTCGCGGCCGTCGTCTTCGGCGGGCTGGACAGCATCCCCGGCGCCTTCATCGGGTCCATCGTGGTCGGACTCCTGCAGGAGCTGGGTTCGTACTACCTCGAGGGCGGGACCGCCGTCGTCGTCCCCCTGCTGGACGTGCAGGCGAACTTCGGCGCCGGCTTCGGGGAGATCCTCCCGATGATCTTCCTCCTCGTGGTGATCATGGTGAAACCGTACGGCCTGTACGGCACCGAGCGGATCGAGAGGCTCTGA